The Psychrosphaera ytuae genome includes a region encoding these proteins:
- a CDS encoding bifunctional GNAT family N-acetyltransferase/carbon-nitrogen hydrolase family protein, with the protein MSTETTLIEICNLTKAQYPQIKELMDEAYPGLGGAWPSHTIYRLIDQFPEGQLGIVDDGKIVGIALSVQVDYGRFSNPHTYEDIVDGHDRVYSDENGDAMYGLDVVIAASHRGMRLGRRLYDARKELCRQYNLRAILAGGRIPQYHNYRDTLSPTEYIEKVDKKEIYDPILSFQLSNDFQVKRLLKKYLPEDQESVGYATLLEWNNIMYEPTDTVLESTKSVVRVGAVQWQMRCVESVEELLKQVEYFVDTVSDYQCDFILFPEFFNAPLMGLGPQTNQTEAIRFLAEYTDTFKEAMSRMAVEYNANIITGSMPLAENDNIYNVTYLCHRSGKIDEQRKIHITPHEQNDWVIQGGDRIAVFETDAGRVGIQICYDVEFPELTRIQAKQGLDILFVPFWTDTKNSYLRVRHCAQARAIENECYVVIAGSVGNLPEVESLDVQYAQSAVLTPSDFPFPHDATLNEATPNTEMLLFSDLDMDKLKILHSEGTVRNLKDRREDMYDVILKNSLPED; encoded by the coding sequence ATGTCCACCGAAACCACGTTAATTGAAATTTGTAACCTCACTAAAGCGCAATACCCTCAAATCAAAGAACTAATGGATGAAGCTTATCCCGGCTTGGGCGGGGCATGGCCGAGTCACACGATTTATCGATTGATTGATCAGTTTCCAGAAGGACAACTTGGAATTGTCGATGATGGCAAAATTGTCGGTATCGCATTAAGTGTGCAAGTGGATTACGGTCGTTTTTCTAACCCGCATACCTATGAAGATATTGTTGATGGTCATGACCGTGTGTATAGCGATGAAAATGGCGATGCTATGTATGGTCTAGATGTTGTGATTGCCGCAAGTCACAGAGGAATGCGTTTGGGGCGCCGTTTATACGACGCCAGAAAAGAGTTATGCCGCCAATACAACTTAAGAGCAATTTTGGCTGGCGGCAGGATCCCCCAGTATCACAATTATCGAGATACACTGTCGCCGACCGAGTACATTGAAAAAGTCGACAAAAAAGAAATATACGACCCGATTTTATCGTTTCAGTTATCAAATGACTTTCAGGTCAAACGTCTCCTCAAAAAATACCTGCCAGAGGATCAAGAGTCGGTAGGCTACGCGACATTGCTAGAGTGGAACAACATAATGTACGAGCCTACTGATACGGTGCTCGAGTCGACCAAATCTGTGGTTCGGGTTGGTGCTGTACAGTGGCAAATGCGCTGCGTTGAATCAGTCGAAGAGCTGCTCAAACAAGTGGAATACTTTGTTGATACCGTGTCCGACTACCAATGTGATTTTATTCTGTTTCCGGAGTTTTTTAACGCGCCTTTGATGGGACTCGGCCCACAAACCAACCAAACTGAAGCCATTCGCTTCTTAGCCGAGTACACAGACACTTTCAAAGAAGCCATGTCGAGAATGGCTGTGGAATACAACGCCAATATCATTACGGGTTCAATGCCACTGGCCGAAAACGACAATATCTACAATGTGACTTACTTGTGTCATCGCAGCGGCAAAATAGACGAACAGCGCAAAATCCACATTACCCCACATGAACAAAACGACTGGGTCATTCAAGGAGGCGATCGCATCGCAGTATTTGAAACGGATGCAGGGCGAGTGGGCATCCAGATTTGTTATGACGTTGAGTTTCCTGAACTAACTCGTATTCAAGCCAAACAGGGATTGGATATTCTGTTTGTGCCGTTTTGGACCGACACCAAAAACAGTTACCTAAGGGTTCGTCATTGTGCTCAAGCACGAGCCATAGAAAACGAGTGTTATGTCGTAATCGCAGGTTCAGTCGGCAACTTACCGGAGGTAGAAAGCCTTGATGTACAATACGCTCAGTCAGCCGTATTAACTCCGTCTGACTTTCCATTTCCTCACGATGCAACACTGAATGAAGCAACACCAAATACAGAAATGTTGTTATTTAGTGACTTAGATATGGATAAACTAAAAATTTTACACAGCGAAGGCACAGTACGAAACCTCAAAGACCGTCGCGAAGACATGTACGACGTTATTCTAAAAAATTCATTGCCTGAAGATTAA
- a CDS encoding DUF4212 domain-containing protein has translation MESKASYWQENLRLIFICLAIWFVVSYGFGVLLVEPLNEIRLGGYKLGFWFAQQGSIYTFVGLIFWYTSQMNKLDKKYNVEDE, from the coding sequence GTGGAAAGTAAAGCATCATACTGGCAGGAAAACCTGCGTTTGATATTTATCTGCCTCGCCATATGGTTTGTCGTGTCATATGGATTTGGGGTGTTATTAGTAGAACCTCTCAACGAAATTCGTTTAGGCGGTTACAAGTTAGGCTTTTGGTTTGCTCAACAGGGATCGATTTATACCTTTGTTGGTTTGATCTTCTGGTATACCTCGCAAATGAACAAGCTCGATAAAAAATACAATGTGGAGGACGAATAA
- a CDS encoding sodium:solute symporter family protein — protein MDELKLYTYIAVFGSFALYFAIAWWARAGSTSDFYVAGGGVTPVQNGMAIGADWMSAASFISMAGLIAFLGYGGSVFLMGWTGGYVLLAMLLAPYMRKHGKFTVPEFIADRYYSKTARIVAVVCLIVASLTYIIGQMKGVGVAFSRFLEVDYDFGLYIGMAVVWVYAVLGGMKGITYTQIAQYCVLIFAYTIPAVFISLQLTGNPIPQLGLGSTLADGSGVYLLDKLDMVVTDLGFKEYTTDNIGGTVNMFAYTLSLMIGTAGLPHVIMRFFTVPSVKAARSSAGYALIFIAILYTVAPAVGAMARLNLMNTIEPVAGQHLEYAERPQWFKDWEKTGLLQFEDKNGDGKIQYTANAETNEMVKVDRDIMVLANPAIANLPNWVIALVAAGGIAAALSTAAGLLLAISSSVSHDLMKGVLTPDISEKNELFAGRVVMTISVLVAGYLGLNPPGFAAGTVALAFGLAASSLFPALMMGIFSKTMSGKAAVAGMCAGLGVTMLYVFQHKGIMFIPGTSFLGGLEENWFFGISPNAFGAVGALVNFTVAFVMLKVTGPAPKEIQELVENFRTPHGGTTAAHAH, from the coding sequence ATGGATGAGTTAAAACTCTATACTTACATCGCCGTATTCGGCTCTTTTGCGTTGTACTTTGCCATTGCATGGTGGGCCCGAGCAGGCTCAACCAGTGACTTTTATGTCGCAGGTGGTGGTGTAACACCCGTACAAAACGGTATGGCCATTGGCGCAGACTGGATGAGTGCGGCATCGTTTATCTCGATGGCGGGTTTGATTGCCTTTTTGGGTTACGGTGGCTCTGTCTTTTTGATGGGGTGGACCGGTGGTTACGTGTTATTGGCCATGCTACTAGCACCATATATGCGTAAACACGGTAAGTTTACGGTACCTGAGTTTATTGCCGATCGTTACTATTCAAAAACAGCCCGTATTGTTGCGGTTGTATGTTTGATTGTTGCGTCTCTGACTTACATCATTGGTCAGATGAAGGGCGTGGGCGTGGCGTTTTCTCGCTTCTTAGAAGTTGATTATGACTTTGGTTTGTACATTGGTATGGCGGTTGTTTGGGTTTATGCGGTTCTTGGTGGTATGAAAGGCATCACGTATACGCAAATCGCTCAATACTGTGTACTTATCTTCGCATACACCATTCCGGCTGTATTCATCTCGTTGCAACTTACTGGTAACCCAATCCCGCAATTAGGCTTAGGCAGTACCTTAGCCGATGGTAGTGGCGTATACCTACTCGACAAGCTAGATATGGTAGTGACGGACTTAGGCTTTAAGGAATACACAACAGATAACATTGGCGGTACGGTTAATATGTTCGCTTACACCTTGTCTCTAATGATAGGTACAGCGGGTTTACCTCACGTTATCATGCGATTCTTTACGGTTCCTAGTGTAAAAGCGGCTCGTTCTTCTGCGGGTTACGCGTTGATCTTCATCGCTATTTTATACACTGTAGCGCCAGCAGTAGGTGCGATGGCACGTCTTAACCTAATGAACACAATTGAACCAGTAGCCGGTCAGCACCTTGAATATGCTGAACGTCCACAGTGGTTCAAAGATTGGGAAAAGACAGGCCTACTTCAGTTTGAAGACAAAAATGGCGACGGTAAGATCCAATACACCGCAAACGCTGAAACCAATGAAATGGTTAAAGTTGACCGCGACATCATGGTTTTAGCTAACCCTGCTATCGCAAACCTGCCAAACTGGGTGATTGCGTTAGTTGCAGCAGGTGGTATTGCCGCCGCGTTATCAACTGCGGCCGGATTATTACTCGCGATATCCTCCTCAGTGTCTCATGACTTGATGAAAGGGGTACTGACACCAGATATTAGTGAGAAAAACGAGCTCTTTGCCGGACGGGTGGTCATGACCATCTCAGTACTGGTGGCGGGCTATCTCGGTCTCAATCCGCCCGGGTTTGCCGCCGGAACCGTGGCACTTGCCTTTGGTCTAGCTGCATCGAGCTTATTCCCAGCACTTATGATGGGTATCTTCTCGAAAACAATGAGTGGTAAGGCAGCGGTTGCCGGTATGTGTGCAGGTCTTGGTGTAACTATGCTTTACGTATTCCAGCACAAAGGCATCATGTTCATTCCAGGTACGTCATTCTTAGGTGGCCTTGAAGAAAACTGGTTCTTTGGAATTTCGCCAAATGCCTTTGGTGCAGTTGGTGCACTGGTTAACTTTACGGTTGCGTTTGTTATGTTAAAAGTAACAGGTCCAGCACCTAAAGAAATCCAAGAGCTTGTTGAAAACTTTAGAACGCCGCACGGTGGTACAACTGCCGCTCACGCCCACTAA
- a CDS encoding putative nucleotidyltransferase substrate binding domain-containing protein — MNAELTEHSQFVHSLPPFDTLSSDQLEQVMSGMRISYFAKGNSLVDERIYVVKKGNVKKNDEHFAEGESFGVAAEQGEAFTVTEDALLYYWPVPQLTSLLKDNSSIIAFWFEHPGEQLRSLMSESEIQRTATSFLHTMRVEDCAEFPIATLPHDHTIQQIAQKMTELGHSSLLLTNEAGLPSGIVTDRDIRSRCVAQGLPFDQVGKDIMTKNMTTIDAKASCFEALMIMIEKGIHHLPVVRSEQRWGMLTLTDLMLREGHNPLHLSGRIKKAQSLDALIATAQLLPNLQFNLTKLGMSAVVIAKSISAIVRAISVRLLQFAEQEFGPAPCDYAWLCAGSLARNEQFVGADQDNALIYDDSQLTNAASAQDYFYQLSQYVCDGLNACGFVYCPGDVMASNPKWCQPVGVWHDYFSNWIEQPKPKALMHCDIFFDLDTIYGSTKLLNTLKTEFLHKTQRSTLFLAHLSRNAVSQRPPLGFFRDFILISSGENKSKLDLKHNAIAQIVALARIYALSLGSDAVSTLDRLHACTGTKVLSKSAGKSLIAAFEFVFQLRLEHQLQQVNAGLAPSNFIAPKDISRLERKHLKDVFKVIKQLQDARQVVY; from the coding sequence ATGAATGCCGAATTGACCGAACACAGCCAATTCGTTCACAGCCTTCCTCCTTTTGACACTCTGTCCAGTGATCAATTGGAACAAGTGATGAGTGGCATGCGGATCAGTTATTTCGCGAAAGGAAATTCGCTGGTGGACGAGCGCATTTATGTCGTCAAAAAAGGCAACGTCAAAAAAAACGACGAGCACTTTGCAGAAGGGGAATCGTTCGGTGTTGCGGCAGAGCAAGGCGAGGCATTTACCGTTACCGAAGATGCACTACTGTACTACTGGCCTGTACCTCAGCTAACGAGTTTATTAAAAGATAATTCGAGCATAATTGCGTTTTGGTTTGAGCACCCAGGTGAACAACTTCGTAGCCTTATGTCAGAGTCAGAAATACAGCGTACGGCGACGTCGTTTTTACACACAATGAGAGTAGAGGATTGTGCTGAGTTTCCGATTGCCACTCTGCCTCATGATCACACTATTCAACAGATAGCTCAAAAGATGACAGAGCTTGGTCACTCGAGTTTGTTGTTAACTAACGAAGCGGGTTTACCCAGTGGCATTGTGACTGACCGTGACATCCGCAGCCGATGCGTCGCCCAAGGCCTGCCCTTTGATCAGGTTGGCAAAGACATCATGACCAAAAACATGACCACAATTGATGCTAAGGCCAGCTGTTTTGAAGCCTTGATGATCATGATAGAAAAGGGCATTCACCATTTACCTGTGGTGCGCAGTGAACAACGCTGGGGAATGTTAACTCTTACCGACTTGATGCTGCGCGAAGGGCATAACCCCTTGCACTTAAGTGGCCGAATTAAAAAAGCCCAATCCCTTGACGCATTGATTGCAACAGCACAATTATTACCTAATTTACAATTTAATCTGACCAAGTTAGGCATGAGTGCAGTGGTGATTGCCAAGAGTATTAGTGCCATTGTGCGAGCAATATCAGTGCGTTTACTGCAATTTGCTGAGCAAGAATTTGGTCCTGCTCCTTGTGATTATGCTTGGCTGTGTGCCGGGTCTTTGGCCAGAAATGAGCAATTTGTCGGCGCTGATCAAGACAACGCACTGATTTATGACGACAGCCAATTAACCAATGCCGCTTCAGCACAGGACTATTTTTATCAGCTTAGCCAATATGTGTGTGATGGCTTAAATGCTTGTGGTTTTGTGTATTGTCCTGGTGATGTGATGGCCAGTAACCCTAAATGGTGTCAGCCAGTCGGCGTGTGGCACGACTATTTTAGTAACTGGATTGAGCAGCCCAAACCCAAGGCATTAATGCATTGTGATATCTTTTTTGACTTGGATACGATTTACGGCAGTACCAAGCTGCTAAATACGCTAAAGACCGAGTTTTTACATAAAACTCAGCGCAGTACGTTATTTTTGGCTCACCTGAGTCGCAATGCGGTTTCGCAACGGCCACCGTTGGGCTTTTTTAGAGACTTTATTTTAATTTCTTCTGGTGAAAATAAGTCAAAACTTGACCTTAAACACAATGCCATTGCACAAATCGTGGCGTTAGCTCGTATTTATGCGTTGAGCTTAGGTAGTGATGCAGTCTCAACACTTGACCGGCTTCACGCGTGTACCGGTACTAAAGTCCTCAGTAAAAGTGCAGGCAAGAGTCTCATTGCTGCTTTCGAGTTTGTGTTCCAGTTGCGATTAGAACACCAACTTCAGCAAGTGAACGCAGGTCTTGCACCATCAAACTTTATCGCGCCAAAAGACATCTCCAGACTAGAACGCAAACATCTTAAAGACGTGTTCAAAGTCATCAAGCAACTCCAAGACGCTCGACAAGTAGTGTATTAA
- a CDS encoding SDR family NAD(P)-dependent oxidoreductase, with product MAKTILITGATDGIGLGAAAKFAELGHHVIMLGRSKQKLEKHHKELQTRYTQAEISTVCADLSDLRSLTEIIDSKIRKLGRIDVLVNNAGVFKVKEPMTLDLLDTRFVVNTIAPYLLTKSLISQMDSDSRVINLSSAAQAPVSLSALSGRKKLLDNEAYAQSKLALIMWTHYLSGEYGDSGPTFIALNPGSLLGTTMVKEAYGIEGKPINIGTEIVLKASLSESFANANGQYFDNDIGQFSNPHPDALNGKKVTELVDQIEKILVEIDLVLQD from the coding sequence ATGGCAAAAACAATTCTAATTACGGGCGCCACTGATGGCATTGGCTTAGGGGCGGCTGCAAAGTTTGCCGAGCTTGGTCATCATGTCATTATGTTGGGCAGAAGCAAACAGAAATTAGAAAAGCACCACAAAGAGCTACAAACCCGCTACACCCAAGCCGAAATCTCTACTGTATGTGCTGACCTGTCGGACTTAAGAAGTTTGACAGAAATCATCGATTCCAAGATTAGAAAACTGGGCCGTATTGATGTACTGGTAAATAACGCAGGCGTATTCAAAGTTAAAGAGCCAATGACGTTGGACTTACTTGATACTCGGTTTGTAGTTAACACAATTGCGCCGTACTTATTGACAAAGAGCCTTATTTCTCAAATGGATAGTGATTCGAGAGTCATTAACTTATCCTCTGCTGCACAAGCTCCAGTATCACTCTCTGCGCTTTCTGGGCGCAAAAAGCTACTCGACAATGAGGCCTATGCCCAGAGCAAGCTTGCGTTGATAATGTGGACGCATTATTTGTCTGGAGAATATGGCGATAGTGGGCCTACATTTATCGCTTTAAATCCAGGCTCATTACTTGGCACAACCATGGTAAAAGAGGCTTACGGCATCGAGGGTAAACCTATTAATATCGGGACTGAAATTGTCTTAAAAGCATCGTTATCTGAATCGTTTGCAAACGCAAACGGACAATATTTTGACAATGATATTGGTCAATTTTCCAATCCTCATCCTGATGCGTTGAATGGCAAAAAAGTAACGGAACTGGTCGATCAAATAGAAAAAATCTTGGTCGAAATCGACTTGGTTTTACAAGATTAA